A region from the Vicia villosa cultivar HV-30 ecotype Madison, WI linkage group LG3, Vvil1.0, whole genome shotgun sequence genome encodes:
- the LOC131655621 gene encoding thylakoid lumenal 17.4 kDa protein, chloroplastic: protein MANISIPLPRTGLLSTRNCSTKRPSFATSAPPFRITCSVVREGDLDGSENKARLFSFNTIKGVACGILAAYTVTSASFPVIAATQRLPPLSTEPNRCERAFVGNTIGQANGVYDKPLDLRKCDFTNEKSNLKGKTLSAALMSDAKFDGADMTEVIMSKAYAVGGSFKGVDFSNAVLDRVNFGKADLQGAVFRNTVLSGSTFDEAKLEGAVFEDTIIGYIDLQKICRNTSIGEEGRAELGCR, encoded by the exons ATGGCAAACATTTCAATTCCACTCCCACGAACCGGTTTGTTGTCCACACGCAACTGCTCAACCAAACGCCCATCCTTCGCCACTTCAGCTCCACCTTTCAGAATTACTTGCTCTG TTGTAAGAGAAGGTGACTTAGATGGATCTGAAAATAAAGCAAGGTTATTTAGTTTTAATACAATCAAGGGCGTTGCTTGTGGTATTCTTGCAGCTTACACTGTTACTTCTGCTTCATTTCCCGTTATTGCTGCTACTCAG AGGTTGCCCCCGTTGTCAACTGAGCCCAATCGCTGCGAGCGGGCATTTGTTGGCAACACAATTGGTCAGGCAAATGGTGTGTATGACAAACCATTAGATCTTCGAAAATGTGACTTTACAAATGAAAAATCCAACCTAAAGGGGAAGACACTGTCTGCAGCACTAATGTCTGATGCCAAGTTCGATGGCGCTGACATGACAGAAGTTATAATGTCGAAAGCTTATGCTGTCGGGGGCAGCTTCAAAG GTGTGGACTTCTCAAACGCAGTATTGGACCGAGTTAATTTCGGGAAAGCTGATCTCCAAGGAGCTGTATTTAGGAACACGGTTTTGTCGGGGTCGACCTTTGACGAAGCTAAACTAGAAGGTGCTGTTTTTGAGGATACTATCATTGGTTACATTGATCTCCAGAAGATATGCAGAAATACGAGTATCGGCGAGGAAGGAAGAGCCGAGCTAGGATGTCGATGA